A section of the Terriglobales bacterium genome encodes:
- a CDS encoding ComF family protein has translation MREVPPYEKATAYGSYEAGLRELIHLLKYDRVMPAADILGRMTAEALQDITSDFGSDLPLVVPVPLHETKRKQRGFNQSEHIAQAMVKASGLKLELAPELLERKRPTESQTGLTRQQRIANMRGAFRATNSVQKRDILLVDDVFTTGTTVSECARVLRKAGAGKVWVATVARVLKAESSFARVEGEQEHALAMAAGAYA, from the coding sequence ATGAGGGAAGTGCCGCCTTACGAAAAGGCGACCGCTTACGGCAGCTATGAAGCTGGATTGCGTGAACTGATTCACCTTCTGAAGTACGACCGCGTCATGCCAGCCGCTGACATCCTTGGCCGCATGACTGCGGAAGCCCTTCAAGACATTACCTCCGACTTCGGTTCCGACCTGCCTCTGGTCGTGCCCGTTCCGCTGCACGAAACCAAACGGAAGCAACGCGGGTTTAATCAGTCAGAGCACATCGCGCAGGCGATGGTGAAAGCCAGCGGCTTGAAGCTGGAACTTGCTCCCGAGTTGCTGGAACGGAAGCGTCCGACGGAATCGCAGACAGGATTGACTCGTCAGCAGCGCATCGCCAACATGCGTGGCGCATTTCGTGCCACGAACTCAGTGCAGAAGCGCGACATCCTACTGGTTGACGATGTGTTCACGACAGGCACTACGGTTTCCGAATGCGCCCGTGTTTTGCGCAAGGCTGGTGCCGGAAAGGTTTGGGTAGCGACTGTTGCCCGCGTGTTGAAGGCAGAATCGTCTTTCGCGCGGGTAGAAGGAGAACAAGAGCATGCGCTGGCGATGGCGGCCGGCGCTTATGCGTAG
- a CDS encoding HNH endonuclease — MHAKGHNTIRPQPISTEQFQPFTHGGNGRGTMNQPVLVLNASYEPINVCAARRAIVLVLKGIAMAEESNGATMHAARLAMRVPSVIRLTEYRRIPHQTRALSRKNILLRDRNCCQYCGTPLPASELTLDHVMPRSRGGSSTWENLVACCHTCNRQKGNRTPTEAGMKLLKEPRPFNLHTSRHIMRLLGHSDDKWRKYLFY, encoded by the coding sequence ATGCACGCAAAGGGTCATAACACGATCAGGCCACAACCGATCAGCACCGAGCAGTTTCAACCGTTCACCCACGGCGGAAACGGACGCGGCACCATGAATCAACCGGTGCTCGTGTTGAATGCGTCCTATGAGCCGATCAACGTCTGCGCTGCCCGGCGGGCGATTGTCCTGGTGCTGAAGGGCATTGCCATGGCCGAAGAGAGCAACGGCGCGACGATGCATGCCGCGCGCCTGGCGATGCGTGTGCCCTCGGTGATTCGCTTGACGGAATACCGTCGTATTCCGCACCAGACCCGAGCCCTTTCGCGGAAGAACATCCTGCTGCGCGACCGGAACTGTTGCCAGTATTGCGGGACGCCATTACCCGCGAGCGAGCTCACGCTCGATCATGTGATGCCGCGTTCCCGCGGCGGAAGCTCGACCTGGGAGAACCTCGTCGCGTGCTGCCACACGTGCAACCGCCAGAAAGGGAACCGCACTCCGACGGAAGCCGGAATGAAGCTGTTGAAGGAGCCGCGTCCGTTCAACCTGCATACCAGCCGGCACATCATGCGGCTGCTGGGACACTCGGACGATAAATGGAGGAAGTATCTCTTCTACTGA